One window from the genome of Pseudomonas fluorescens encodes:
- a CDS encoding bifunctional diguanylate cyclase/phosphodiesterase, which translates to MPRLTAALLLSLITWTATAGALTLTDEELRWLKDHPDLRLGVDASWPPFEFRDDQGRYQGLAADYIEIIRERLAVRLTPVEPASWTAVLEQVGQGNIDLLPGIMSTPERQNYLAFTRPYLDFPIVILAHYGGAQPHSLKELYGLKIAVVENYAPHELLRNHHPDLNLVALPNVSSALQALATDEVDAVVGDLASSVWSLRQLKLEGLYVSGETPYRYQLAMAVPRDNKVLVGILDKVLADMSPAEVAEIQQKWIGNVHDYGQLWSDLLFYGLPALLLLVGILAVVIRINRRLSSEIARRVELEQELRSSEYHYRGLVESLSAIAWEARVSDFTYSYVSPHAEDLLGYPLSHWLVPGFWRNIIHPADLIRAQTYCDHEVLAGRDHCIDYRVITADGRCLWVRDIVSLIEHGHEPLMRGLMIDISEAKRTEEALRLSEQKFASVFRQCPDILVIARLLDGCLLEVNKAFEEQIGLSAAEVVGHNATELNIWGIQGVGPSLLQRLQAGSIRNLEMPFRRSNGQVFTGLISAEPFDLDTTPALVVVVRDISQLKETQQQLQTSEEKFAKAFHASPDGLLLSRQSDGLLIEVNEGFSRITGFNSALSVDRSTLDLGIWVNLNERKQMLDLLQRDGFVKDFSCHIRRNDGQIRLCEVSSRPLPIGNEDCMLTIARDITERHLMQEKLQQAATVFESTAEGVLITDTQQHISAVNRAFTEITGYSETEALGHTPRLLASGLHDSAFYAAMWHQLTAEGHWQGEISNRRKNGELYPSWLTISAVRNRGRQITHFVAVFADISSLKHAQARLDYQAHHDPLTGLPNRTLFESRLLAALNGQQENGGQGAVLFLDLDRFKHINDSLGHPVGDLLLKGIAVRLREQLRDIDTVARLGGDEFIILLPGLQQPSDAEHIAQKLLNCFTAPFQAGEHEFFISASIGTSLYPQDGCDVATLVKNADAAMYRSKAKGRNRVESYTRDLTAQASERVALEHELRRAIERNELSLSFQPKISLADNRLVGAEALIRWYHPTFGDVPPEHFIPLAEENGMILQIGDWVLERACRQLCEWNSTYESLGSLSVNLAGAQLRQPNLLGRIEQLLREHQLRPDLLQLEITENFIMSQAEEALTVLHQLKNLGVQLAIDDFGTGYSSLSYLKRLPLDILKIDQSFVRGLPDDPHDAAIVRAIIALGRSMQFTIIAEGVETLAQQQFLAEEGCEQIQGYIVSLPLCADEFAATFLRVSVSDFSDSTAEKPSL; encoded by the coding sequence ATGCCCAGACTGACGGCCGCGCTTTTGCTGTCATTGATCACCTGGACCGCAACAGCTGGCGCGTTGACGCTCACCGATGAGGAGCTCCGCTGGCTCAAGGACCACCCCGACCTGCGCCTGGGTGTCGACGCCTCATGGCCGCCGTTTGAGTTTCGCGACGATCAAGGTCGCTATCAGGGCCTGGCCGCCGACTACATCGAGATCATCCGTGAACGGTTGGCCGTCAGGCTCACGCCCGTCGAGCCGGCCAGCTGGACTGCCGTACTGGAGCAGGTCGGACAGGGCAATATCGACCTATTGCCTGGCATCATGTCCACTCCGGAGCGCCAGAATTACCTGGCATTTACCCGCCCCTACCTGGACTTCCCCATTGTCATCCTGGCCCATTACGGTGGCGCCCAGCCTCACAGCCTCAAGGAGCTGTATGGGCTGAAAATCGCCGTGGTGGAGAACTACGCGCCTCATGAATTGCTGCGCAACCATCATCCCGACCTGAACCTGGTGGCGCTGCCTAACGTCAGTTCAGCCCTGCAAGCACTGGCGACCGATGAAGTGGACGCGGTGGTGGGCGATCTCGCTTCCAGTGTCTGGAGCCTGCGCCAGCTCAAGCTCGAAGGCCTTTATGTCAGCGGGGAAACGCCTTATCGCTATCAATTGGCAATGGCCGTCCCTCGAGACAACAAGGTATTGGTGGGCATCCTGGACAAAGTCCTGGCAGACATGAGCCCGGCCGAGGTCGCCGAGATCCAGCAGAAGTGGATCGGCAATGTGCACGACTATGGCCAGCTCTGGTCAGATTTACTGTTTTACGGCCTGCCTGCGCTGCTGCTCCTGGTCGGCATACTGGCGGTGGTGATTCGCATCAATCGCCGGCTCAGCTCGGAAATCGCCCGTCGGGTGGAGCTTGAGCAGGAGCTGCGCAGCAGCGAATACCATTACCGTGGGCTGGTGGAGAGCCTGTCGGCCATTGCCTGGGAGGCAAGGGTCAGCGATTTCACCTACAGCTACGTGTCACCTCACGCCGAAGACCTGTTGGGCTATCCCCTCTCCCATTGGCTGGTCCCGGGCTTCTGGCGCAACATCATTCATCCGGCCGACCTGATCCGCGCCCAGACCTATTGCGACCATGAAGTGCTGGCGGGTCGCGATCACTGCATCGATTACCGGGTCATCACGGCCGATGGTCGCTGCCTGTGGGTGCGCGACATTGTCAGCCTGATCGAACACGGGCACGAGCCGCTGATGCGCGGATTGATGATCGATATCAGCGAAGCCAAGCGCACCGAGGAAGCGCTGCGTCTTTCGGAGCAGAAATTTGCCTCGGTGTTCCGCCAGTGTCCGGACATCCTGGTGATAGCCCGGCTGTTGGACGGTTGCCTGCTGGAGGTCAACAAGGCGTTCGAAGAGCAGATCGGCCTGAGCGCCGCAGAAGTGGTGGGGCACAACGCAACCGAACTGAATATCTGGGGCATCCAGGGCGTGGGGCCGAGCCTGTTGCAGCGTTTGCAGGCCGGCAGCATTCGCAACCTGGAAATGCCCTTTCGTCGCAGCAACGGCCAGGTATTCACCGGGCTGATCTCCGCTGAACCCTTCGACCTCGACACGACGCCAGCCCTGGTCGTGGTGGTGCGGGACATCAGCCAGCTCAAGGAAACCCAGCAGCAATTGCAGACCTCCGAAGAGAAGTTCGCCAAGGCGTTCCACGCCTCGCCCGATGGACTGCTGCTGTCCCGGCAAAGCGATGGCCTGTTGATCGAGGTCAACGAAGGGTTCAGCCGCATTACCGGCTTCAACAGCGCCCTGTCGGTGGACCGCTCTACCCTGGACCTGGGCATCTGGGTCAATCTCAACGAACGCAAGCAGATGCTCGACCTGTTGCAACGGGACGGCTTCGTGAAGGATTTCAGCTGCCATATCCGCCGCAACGACGGACAGATCCGGCTCTGCGAAGTGTCCAGCCGCCCCCTGCCCATCGGCAACGAAGACTGCATGCTGACCATCGCCCGGGACATCACCGAGCGCCACCTGATGCAGGAAAAACTGCAACAGGCCGCCACCGTGTTCGAAAGCACTGCCGAAGGCGTACTGATCACCGATACGCAACAGCACATCAGCGCCGTGAACCGGGCCTTCACCGAAATCACCGGCTACAGCGAAACCGAAGCCTTGGGCCATACGCCTCGGTTGTTGGCTTCCGGCCTGCATGACAGCGCGTTTTACGCCGCGATGTGGCACCAGTTGACCGCGGAGGGACACTGGCAGGGAGAGATCTCCAACCGACGCAAGAACGGCGAGCTGTACCCCAGTTGGCTGACCATCAGCGCGGTGCGCAATCGGGGCCGACAGATCACCCATTTCGTCGCGGTCTTCGCCGATATCTCCAGCCTCAAGCACGCCCAGGCCCGGCTCGACTACCAGGCTCACCACGACCCGCTGACGGGCCTGCCCAATCGCACGCTGTTCGAAAGCCGCTTGCTGGCGGCGCTCAACGGCCAGCAGGAAAACGGCGGCCAGGGTGCCGTGCTGTTCCTGGACCTGGACCGCTTCAAGCACATCAATGACAGCCTCGGGCACCCAGTCGGCGACCTCCTGCTCAAGGGCATTGCCGTGCGCTTGCGCGAGCAGCTGCGCGACATCGACACCGTGGCGCGCCTGGGCGGCGACGAATTCATTATCCTGCTGCCAGGCCTGCAACAGCCCAGCGATGCCGAGCACATCGCCCAAAAACTGTTGAACTGCTTTACCGCACCGTTCCAGGCCGGCGAGCACGAGTTTTTCATCAGCGCCAGCATCGGCACCAGCCTCTACCCCCAGGACGGCTGCGACGTCGCCACGCTGGTCAAGAATGCCGACGCGGCGATGTACCGCTCCAAGGCCAAGGGGCGTAACCGGGTGGAAAGCTACACCCGCGACCTCACCGCCCAGGCGAGCGAGCGCGTGGCCCTGGAACACGAACTGCGCCGAGCGATTGAACGCAACGAGCTGTCACTGTCCTTCCAACCGAAAATCAGCCTCGCCGACAACCGACTGGTGGGGGCCGAGGCGCTGATTCGCTGGTATCACCCGACATTTGGCGACGTTCCCCCCGAACATTTCATCCCGTTGGCGGAAGAAAACGGCATGATCCTGCAAATTGGCGACTGGGTACTGGAACGCGCCTGCCGGCAACTGTGCGAATGGAACAGCACCTACGAAAGCCTCGGCTCCCTGTCGGTCAACCTGGCCGGCGCCCAACTGCGCCAGCCCAACCTGCTGGGGCGTATCGAACAACTGCTGCGCGAACACCAGCTCCGGCCCGACTTATTGCAACTGGAAATTACCGAGAACTTCATCATGAGCCAGGCCGAAGAGGCCCTGACGGTGCTGCACCAGTTGAAGAACCTCGGTGTGCAACTGGCCATCGACGACTTCGGCACGGGCTATTCCTCCCTGAGCTACCTCAAGCGCCTGCCGCTGGACATCCTCAAGATCGACCAGTCCTTCGTCCGCGGCCTGCCCGACGACCCACACGATGCGGCCATCGTGCGGGCAATCATCGCCCTGGGCCGCAGCATGCAATTCACCATCATCGCCGAGGGCGTCGAAACCCTGGCCCAGCAGCAATTCCTGGCCGAAGAAGGTTGCGAACAGATCCAGGGCTACATCGTCAGCCTGCCCCTGTGCGCCGACGAGTTTGCCGCAACGTTTCTTCGTGTGAGCGTATCGGATTTTTCGGATAGCACAGCCGAGAAACCGTCGCTATAA
- the rpoD gene encoding RNA polymerase sigma factor RpoD translates to MSGKAQQQSRIKELILLGREQGYLTYAEVNDHLPEDISDPEQVEDIIRMINDMGINVFEVAPDKDALMLADADTDEAAAEEAAAALAAVETDIGRTTDPVRMYMREMGTVELLTREGEIEIAKRIEEGIREVMGAIAHFPGTVDHILSEYTRVTTEGGRLSDVLSGYIDPDDGIAPPAAEVPPPIDAKAVKADDDTDDDDAEASDDEEEAESGPDPVIAAQRFGAVADQMEITRKALKKHGRNNKQAIAELLALAELFMPIKLVPKQFEGLVERVRSALDRLRQQERAIMQLCVRDARMPRADFLRQFPGNEVDESWTDALAKGKSKYAEAIARLQPDIIRCQQKLSALEAETGLSIAEIKDINRRMSIGEAKARRAKKEMVEANLRLVISIAKKYTNRGLQFLDLIQEGNIGLMKAVDKFEYRRGYKFSTYATWWIRQAITRSIADQARTIRIPVHMIETINKLNRISRQMLQEMGREPTPEELGERMEMPEDKIRKVLKIAKEPISMETPIGDDEDSHLGDFIEDSTMQSPIDVATVESLKEATREVLSGLTAREAKVLRMRFGIDMNTDHTLEEVGKQFDVTRERIRQIEAKALRKLRHPTRSEHLRSFLDE, encoded by the coding sequence ATGTCCGGAAAAGCGCAACAGCAGTCTCGTATCAAAGAGTTGATCCTATTGGGTCGTGAGCAGGGCTACCTGACTTACGCGGAGGTCAACGACCACCTGCCGGAGGATATTTCAGATCCGGAACAGGTGGAAGACATCATCCGCATGATCAACGACATGGGGATCAACGTATTCGAGGTTGCTCCAGATAAGGATGCCCTTATGCTGGCCGACGCCGATACCGACGAGGCGGCCGCTGAAGAAGCGGCCGCAGCGTTGGCAGCGGTCGAGACCGACATTGGTCGCACCACGGACCCCGTGCGCATGTACATGCGTGAAATGGGTACGGTAGAGCTCCTCACACGTGAAGGCGAAATCGAAATCGCCAAGCGTATTGAAGAAGGCATCCGTGAAGTGATGGGCGCAATTGCGCACTTCCCTGGCACGGTTGACCATATTCTCTCCGAGTACACCCGCGTCACCACCGAAGGTGGCCGCCTGTCCGACGTCCTGAGCGGCTATATCGACCCGGATGACGGCATTGCGCCGCCTGCCGCCGAAGTGCCGCCGCCGATCGATGCGAAAGCCGTCAAGGCCGACGACGACACCGATGACGACGACGCCGAAGCGAGCGACGACGAGGAAGAAGCCGAAAGCGGTCCGGATCCGGTCATCGCCGCACAGCGTTTCGGCGCTGTCGCCGACCAGATGGAAATCACCCGCAAGGCGCTGAAGAAGCACGGCCGCAACAACAAGCAGGCGATTGCCGAGTTGTTGGCGCTGGCCGAGTTGTTCATGCCGATCAAACTGGTGCCGAAGCAATTCGAAGGCCTGGTTGAGCGTGTTCGCAGTGCCCTGGATCGCTTGCGTCAGCAAGAGCGCGCAATCATGCAGCTTTGCGTGCGTGATGCCCGCATGCCACGTGCTGATTTCCTGCGCCAGTTCCCGGGCAACGAAGTCGACGAAAGCTGGACCGATGCACTGGCCAAGGGCAAGAGCAAATACGCCGAAGCCATTGCCCGCCTGCAGCCGGACATCATTCGTTGCCAGCAGAAGCTCAGTGCGCTGGAGGCCGAGACCGGCCTGAGCATCGCCGAGATCAAGGACATCAACCGTCGCATGTCGATCGGCGAGGCCAAGGCCCGTCGCGCGAAGAAAGAGATGGTCGAAGCGAACTTGCGTCTGGTGATCTCCATCGCCAAGAAGTACACCAACCGCGGCCTGCAATTCCTCGACCTGATCCAGGAAGGCAACATCGGCCTGATGAAGGCGGTGGACAAGTTCGAATACCGTCGCGGCTACAAGTTCTCGACTTATGCCACCTGGTGGATCCGTCAGGCGATCACTCGCTCGATCGCCGACCAGGCCCGCACCATCCGTATCCCGGTGCACATGATCGAGACGATCAACAAGCTCAACCGCATTTCCCGGCAGATGCTGCAGGAAATGGGTCGCGAACCGACGCCGGAAGAGCTGGGCGAACGCATGGAAATGCCTGAGGACAAGATCCGCAAGGTATTGAAGATCGCCAAAGAGCCGATCTCCATGGAAACCCCGATCGGCGATGACGAAGACTCCCATCTGGGGGACTTCATCGAAGACTCCACCATGCAGTCTCCGATCGATGTCGCCACTGTCGAGAGTCTCAAGGAAGCGACTCGCGAAGTACTCTCCGGCCTCACTGCCCGTGAAGCCAAGGTACTGCGCATGCGCTTCGGCATCGACATGAATACCGACCACACCCTTGAGGAAGTCGGTAAGCAGTTCGATGTAACCCGCGAGCGGATTCGTCAGATCGAAGCCAAGGCGTTGCGCAAACTGCGCCACCCGACGCGAAGCGAGCATCTGCGCTCCTTCCTCGACGAGTGA
- the dnaG gene encoding DNA primase, with protein sequence MAGLIPQSFIDDLLNRTDIVDVVSSRLQMKKAGKNYTACCPFHKEKTPSFSVSPDKQFYYCFGCGAGGNALGFIMDHDNLDFPQAVEELAKAAGMEIPREESGRPHKPRQPTDSPLYPLLTAAADFYRQALKSHPARKAAVDYLKGRGLTGEIARDFGLGFAPPGWDNLYKHLSSDTLQQRAMIDAGLLIENAETGKRYDRFRDRVMFPIRDTRGRIIAFGGRVLGDDKPKYLNSPETPVFHKGQELYGLYEARKNNRNLDEIIVVEGYMDVIALAQQGLRNAVATLGTATSEEHMKRLFRVVPNVLFCFDGDQAGRNAAWRALEATLPCLQDGRRARFLFLPEGEDPDTLVRSEGTDAFRARINQHAQPLADYFFQQLTEEADPRSLEGKAHMATLAAPLIDKVPGANLRTLMRQRLTEITGLNSEAVNQLVHSAPQEAPPAYDPGIDYDAMPDFADYHQPQQDYALQQEWTPKKPGSGGKKWDKKPWDKNGKRGDRDQPRAPRVPAAVEPPTLAALRTLLHHPQLAEKVEDAGHFAAEDHSNTQLLVALLEAVQKNPKLNSFQLIARWHGTEQGRLLKALAEKEWLIDGDNLEQQFFDTITSLSARQRERNLEQLLRKARQSELTSEEKNQLRDLLSRNVCASNPTSTGA encoded by the coding sequence ATGGCCGGGCTGATTCCCCAGAGCTTTATTGACGACCTCCTGAACCGCACCGACATCGTCGACGTGGTCAGCTCTCGCCTGCAAATGAAGAAAGCAGGCAAGAACTACACGGCCTGCTGCCCGTTTCACAAAGAGAAAACGCCCTCTTTCAGCGTCAGCCCCGACAAGCAGTTCTACTATTGCTTCGGTTGCGGCGCGGGCGGCAATGCCCTCGGCTTCATCATGGACCACGACAACCTGGACTTCCCCCAGGCCGTCGAAGAACTGGCCAAAGCCGCCGGCATGGAAATTCCCCGCGAGGAAAGCGGTCGACCGCACAAGCCGCGCCAACCGACCGACTCACCGCTCTACCCACTACTGACGGCGGCGGCCGATTTCTATCGCCAGGCCCTCAAGAGCCACCCGGCGCGCAAGGCCGCGGTGGATTACCTCAAGGGCCGCGGCCTGACTGGCGAAATCGCCCGGGATTTCGGCCTCGGCTTCGCCCCGCCCGGCTGGGACAACCTGTACAAGCATCTAAGCAGCGACACGCTGCAGCAGCGCGCCATGATCGACGCAGGCCTGCTGATCGAAAACGCCGAAACCGGCAAGCGCTACGACCGCTTCCGCGACAGGGTCATGTTTCCGATCCGCGACACGCGCGGGCGGATCATCGCCTTTGGCGGCCGAGTGCTGGGCGATGACAAGCCGAAGTACCTGAACTCCCCGGAAACCCCAGTGTTCCATAAGGGCCAGGAACTCTACGGCCTGTACGAAGCGCGCAAGAACAACCGCAACCTCGACGAAATCATCGTCGTCGAGGGCTACATGGACGTGATAGCCCTGGCCCAGCAAGGCCTGCGCAATGCCGTCGCGACCCTGGGCACGGCCACCAGCGAAGAGCATATGAAGCGCCTGTTTCGCGTCGTGCCCAACGTGCTGTTCTGCTTCGACGGCGACCAGGCCGGTCGCAACGCTGCCTGGCGCGCACTGGAGGCCACCTTGCCGTGCCTGCAGGACGGCCGGCGGGCACGCTTCCTGTTCCTGCCCGAGGGCGAGGACCCGGACACCCTGGTGCGTTCCGAAGGCACCGACGCGTTCCGTGCGCGGATCAACCAGCACGCACAACCGTTGGCCGACTATTTTTTCCAGCAGTTGACCGAAGAAGCCGATCCACGCTCCCTCGAAGGCAAGGCCCACATGGCCACCCTCGCGGCGCCGCTGATCGACAAGGTGCCCGGTGCCAATCTGCGCACGCTCATGCGCCAGCGCCTGACCGAGATCACCGGCCTCAACAGCGAAGCGGTCAATCAACTGGTGCACAGCGCCCCCCAGGAGGCGCCGCCGGCGTATGACCCGGGCATCGATTACGACGCGATGCCGGATTTCGCCGACTATCATCAACCCCAGCAGGATTACGCCCTCCAGCAGGAATGGACGCCGAAAAAACCCGGCAGCGGCGGCAAGAAATGGGACAAGAAACCCTGGGACAAGAACGGCAAGCGCGGCGATCGCGACCAGCCACGTGCCCCGCGCGTGCCGGCCGCCGTCGAACCCCCAACACTGGCCGCTTTGCGCACCTTGCTGCATCACCCGCAACTGGCGGAAAAAGTAGAGGACGCAGGGCACTTCGCCGCCGAGGACCACAGCAATACGCAATTGCTGGTCGCTCTCCTTGAAGCCGTGCAGAAGAACCCCAAGCTAAACTCTTTCCAGTTGATCGCACGGTGGCACGGTACCGAGCAGGGACGCCTCTTGAAGGCCTTGGCCGAGAAGGAATGGCTGATTGATGGAGACAACCTTGAACAACAGTTTTTCGACACCATTACTAGCTTGTCCGCCCGCCAACGCGAGCGAAACCTGGAACAACTTCTGCGAAAAGCTCGCCAGAGCGAGTTGACCAGCGAAGAGAAAAACCAATTGCGCGACTTACTCAGCCGCAATGTTTGCGCATCAAACCCGACCTCAACTGGCGCGTGA
- the rpsU gene encoding 30S ribosomal protein S21: MPAVKVKENEPFDVALRRFKRSCEKAGVLAEVRSREFYEKPTSERKRKAAAAVKRHAKKVQREQRRAVRLY; this comes from the coding sequence ATGCCAGCCGTCAAAGTAAAAGAGAACGAACCCTTCGACGTAGCTCTGCGTCGTTTCAAGCGCTCCTGCGAAAAAGCCGGTGTTCTGGCTGAAGTTCGTAGCCGCGAATTCTACGAGAAGCCGACTTCTGAGCGTAAGCGCAAGGCAGCAGCCGCTGTTAAGCGTCACGCCAAGAAAGTTCAGCGCGAACAGCGCCGCGCCGTACGCCTGTACTAA
- the tsaD gene encoding tRNA (adenosine(37)-N6)-threonylcarbamoyltransferase complex transferase subunit TsaD — protein MLVLGLETSCDETGVALYDSERGLLADALFSQIDLHRAYGGVVPELASRDHVKRMLPLIRQVLAEAGCMPTEIDGIAYTAGPGLVGALLVGASCAQALAFAWDIPALGVHHMEGHLLAPMLEAQPPQFPFVALLVSGGHTQLIRVDGIGQYELLGETLDDAAGEAFDKTAKMMGLNYPGGPEISRLANQGVDGRFLFPRPMCDRPGLDFSFSGLKTFALNTWQQCVSAGDDSEQARCDISLAFQQAVVETLTIKCKRALKQAGLKRLVIAGGVSANKALRTSLEKMLGDMKGDVYYARPEFCTDNGAMIAFAGCQRLQAGQQESLAISVQARWPMEQLAPL, from the coding sequence ATGCTAGTACTGGGATTAGAAACCTCCTGCGATGAAACCGGTGTCGCACTTTACGACAGTGAGCGCGGCCTGCTGGCCGATGCGCTGTTCAGCCAGATCGACCTGCACCGCGCCTACGGCGGGGTAGTGCCCGAACTTGCCTCCCGCGATCACGTCAAGCGCATGCTGCCCTTGATCCGCCAGGTCCTGGCCGAAGCCGGCTGCATGCCGACCGAGATCGACGGCATCGCCTACACTGCCGGCCCGGGCCTGGTGGGCGCGTTGCTGGTGGGCGCTTCCTGTGCCCAGGCGCTGGCCTTTGCCTGGGATATTCCAGCCCTGGGCGTGCATCACATGGAGGGCCACTTGCTGGCGCCGATGCTGGAGGCGCAACCGCCACAATTCCCGTTCGTCGCTTTGTTGGTATCGGGTGGCCATACACAGCTCATCCGGGTCGATGGCATCGGCCAATACGAGCTGCTCGGCGAAACCCTCGACGATGCCGCCGGCGAAGCATTCGACAAGACTGCAAAAATGATGGGGCTCAATTATCCCGGTGGGCCGGAAATTTCCCGGCTTGCAAACCAAGGGGTCGATGGGCGCTTCTTGTTCCCGCGGCCGATGTGCGACCGCCCCGGCCTGGATTTCAGTTTCAGTGGGCTGAAGACTTTCGCCCTGAACACCTGGCAGCAGTGTGTCAGCGCCGGGGACGACAGTGAGCAAGCCCGTTGCGACATCTCGCTGGCGTTCCAGCAGGCCGTGGTGGAGACTTTGACCATCAAGTGCAAGCGTGCCCTGAAACAGGCCGGCCTCAAGCGCCTGGTGATCGCCGGGGGCGTGAGTGCGAACAAGGCCTTGCGCACATCGCTGGAGAAAATGCTCGGAGACATGAAGGGCGACGTTTACTACGCCCGGCCGGAGTTCTGCACAGATAACGGCGCAATGATTGCTTTTGCCGGCTGCCAGCGTTTGCAGGCCGGTCAGCAGGAAAGCCTGGCAATCAGTGTGCAGGCGCGCTGGCCCATGGAGCAGTTGGCACCTCTGTGA
- the plsY gene encoding glycerol-3-phosphate 1-O-acyltransferase PlsY translates to MFWLLAILAYLLGSLSFAILLSRLTGRPDPRMSGSGNAGATNMLRLAGRKLAILTLLGDLCKGLVPVLIASLAGLSLQQQAWIGVCAVIGHLFPLYFRFRGGKGVATAAGMLLGLYPPAALLAVCAWLLTFYLTRTSSLAALIATPLTLPLLAWQEPAALLPMTVLVALIVWRHRGNLRDLFAGRERHF, encoded by the coding sequence ATGTTTTGGTTACTGGCGATTCTCGCCTACCTGCTCGGCTCGCTGTCCTTCGCCATTTTGCTCAGCCGCCTGACCGGTCGCCCGGATCCGCGAATGAGTGGCTCAGGCAATGCCGGCGCCACCAACATGCTGCGCCTGGCCGGACGCAAACTCGCCATCCTGACCCTGCTGGGCGACCTCTGCAAAGGCCTTGTCCCGGTATTGATCGCCAGCCTTGCAGGGCTCTCGTTGCAGCAACAGGCCTGGATCGGCGTCTGCGCCGTCATCGGCCACTTGTTCCCGCTGTACTTCCGTTTCCGTGGCGGCAAGGGTGTCGCCACCGCCGCCGGCATGCTGCTGGGCCTGTACCCGCCCGCCGCCTTGCTGGCTGTCTGTGCCTGGCTGCTGACGTTCTACCTGACCCGCACCAGCTCCCTGGCCGCGCTGATCGCCACGCCGTTGACCCTGCCATTGCTGGCCTGGCAGGAACCGGCGGCCTTGCTGCCAATGACCGTGCTGGTTGCACTGATCGTCTGGCGCCACCGAGGCAATCTACGCGACCTGTTCGCCGGGCGCGAACGGCATTTTTAA
- the folB gene encoding dihydroneopterin aldolase, whose translation MDRVFIEGLEVDTVIGAYDWERGIRQCLRLDLSFAWDNRPAAAGDDLTLALDYASVSSRIQAFAEQAQFQLVETFAERLAQELMDEFKITWMRLKVTKPGAVPAASGVGVEIERGCR comes from the coding sequence TTGGACAGAGTGTTTATCGAGGGCCTGGAAGTCGACACGGTAATCGGTGCCTACGACTGGGAGCGAGGTATCCGACAGTGCTTGCGGCTTGACCTGAGCTTCGCCTGGGACAACCGCCCGGCCGCCGCGGGCGACGACCTGACCCTGGCACTCGACTATGCCAGCGTCTCGTCGCGCATCCAGGCGTTTGCCGAACAAGCGCAGTTCCAGTTGGTCGAGACCTTCGCCGAACGACTGGCCCAGGAGCTGATGGACGAGTTCAAGATCACCTGGATGCGTCTGAAGGTGACCAAGCCTGGCGCCGTACCGGCGGCCAGCGGCGTTGGCGTGGAGATCGAGCGCGGATGTCGCTGA